TGCAGGGGGCAAAAGCCCCCTGCGGGGGGTGTCCCCCCCACCTTCTCCCTTCACCTCCTGTAAGGATGCTATAATTCCAGACAGCAACCTTTCAGGGCCGATCGACGCCCTCGGCTCCCGAAGCCTCCAGGGAAACCGGCTGCCCAACGTCTGGGGAAAGACGCCATGCCCGCTCGGGTTCGGATCGATTCGGAAACCCGCACGGTGACCGTGGAGTGGCCAGATGGCTTCCGGCGAACCTTCTCCTGGTCCCGATTGCGGGCCGCCTGTCCCTGCGCCCTGTGCCGCGCGGAGGCCCAGCAGGCTCAGGGGGATCCCCTGTTTCTGCGCCCCCGGCCGGATGATACGCTGATGGATTTCGCCTACGTGGGAAATTACGCGGTGCGCTTCTTCTGGGGGGACGGCCATTCCTCCGGCCTGTATACCTGGCGCTATCTGCGCGATCTGGATTCAGCGTAGAGGAACCGGTCCTCCTCTCTCCTGTGGCCCCCAGGGCCGCGGGAAGACGTGAAGTTGAAGTATGGAAAGGAGCTCGCTC
This genomic interval from Thermoflexus sp. contains the following:
- a CDS encoding DUF971 domain-containing protein, whose translation is MPARVRIDSETRTVTVEWPDGFRRTFSWSRLRAACPCALCRAEAQQAQGDPLFLRPRPDDTLMDFAYVGNYAVRFFWGDGHSSGLYTWRYLRDLDSA